TATGAGACCACAACTACTACAGTAAACATACAGCTCATAACACCATAGGGAAGGCAGTAATCATATACCAGAAACAATGATTCCACTAATGACAATCAGAATTGGTATAAATTGGTTAGATAAGGATACTTTCAAAACACTATACAGAAACATGAGTAAAAATCGGTCAATGACATAAACATTCATGCAAGGGATGAAATTGAAACCTCATACCTTGATAATGATTCACAAATTTCGAATTATCAAATGAAGAATATACACCACAACCTTATTATGTATCCATACCACATTTTCACGCGAATACTACATCAAACATACATAATGGGACATGTTTCTATATACAAAAAACAGTTTAAAAACAAAAGGGATTTGTTCAACAAACAagaactaaaaaattaaaaaacatattcatgaaaaaaacaaaacacCTGCAACAAACAATATAACAGGTAACAAAATAAAGATGTGATAATGAGATAAAAATGAAACCTAACACGAACTCCCAAAAATTGTAACCAACAAGATAAACCCACAAAAGAATTGAATAACCAAATCTTTCATTTAATGAGAAAGAAGCTATGAACCAATTCAATTCAATCACATCACGTGTCACCAAATAGGTCAAACAGAAAGCCCATACCCTGTTAGCCTTTCCCACATTCTCATCAACATTCAATAGCACATAGACAACTAATGATAGGAGCAAAAGCTGAACCAACACAAAAACAGGAAAAATAACTGAACCTTTggagaaatataaaaatagggGAAAAAATGACATATTACACCTCACGTACTACAATCCAGCTACATGTCACTAGACCACATGGAAGGCACTCACCAACTACCCCAAACAATAATTCTAGCGATAGCAATAAGAGTTGGTAAATCTATTAGGTAGGGATACATTCAAAGCAGCAGACAAAACGGAACAAAAGCATAGAGCAACATGAATAAAAATCAGTCAATCACATCAACATTCATGAAAAGGATGAGACTGAAACCTCATACCTTGATAATGATTCCAAAATTTCCAATttccaataaaaaatatataacagaACCTTATTAGGTGTAGAGAACACAGTTTCATGGGAAGACGAACTGCTGGATACTTTCTTCTTTGGCTAAACACATGTGCTAGTTAGAAAAAGAACACCATGAAGCCATTTTACTGACACAAGGGCATTCTTTTCTGAATTAACCTCTTAACTTGGGGCCAAGGATGTGTATATCCATCCAACAGCTGAAATATAAACAGATTTAACACAATCAACagaatttttacataaaaaataaaaaaaaactgacAATGCAGTTGACTTGAGATAAATAATCTTTCTTTCAATGAGGAAAATGCTATGAATCAATTCATATCAATCACATCAATAGTCACCAAATGGGTTAAATAGAAAACCCATACCTTGATAGGCGGCATTCCCACATTCTGATATCCTTGAAATGACACACAGACAACTAATAATAGGATCAAAACAAGAACCAACACAAAGAAACTGAAAACAAGTGAAACTTTCAATAAATGAAGAAAATCAATTCATATCAATCACATCAATAGTCACCATATGGGTTAAATAGAAAACCCATAACTTGATAGGCACTCCCACATTATCATCTCCATTCAATGGCATAGAGACAACTAATAATAGGAGCAAAACATGAACCAACACAAAAGCACAGAAAACAAGTGAAactttcaataaataaaaaaatactgaCCAGAAACTGACATATGAGAGCATACCAACTACAATACATCTACACGCCACAGGGAACCCATTAATCAAGTACCCAAACAATCATTCTACTGATGACTATAACAGTTGGCAAATATGTTAGGTAAAGATATATTGAAAACAGCAGATgggttgaaaaaaaaaagtatatagaaACATGAGTAAAAATCTATCAATGACATCAACATGCAAGAAAACCATGAGATTGAATGTAcagaaactaaaaaattaaaaataaattaataaaaacagAACAGTCATGCTACAAAGAAATGAACAGGTAACAAAAGAACATCTGATAATGAGTTCAAAATGAAAGTTAACAGCAAATCCCAAAAAATGTAACCAAGTACATGAAcccacaaaaagaaaacaatatcagaaacagaatttgaaattagaaatttcaCAAACCCTACACACAACATGTGCCTAAAACATGGAACAGATACCCAATCACAAATTGGAACATTAGGAATTTCACAAACCCTAGATAAGAAAATGTCCCTTACCCATATAACAGATACCAGTAATCATCAGAATTTGCAAAATTTGGGATTTCAGAAACCATAGACAAAATCATCAGAATTTGCAAAATTAGGGATTTCAGATACCATAGACAATAAAACCAGTGTAAATCGCGGATCAAAATTTGAAAGAGAATTTGCAAAATTAGGGAAGAAACCATTCACAAAATCATCAATATTTGCAAAATTAGGGATTTCAGATACCATATACAATAAAATCAGTGTAGATCGCGGAACAAAATCTGAAAGATTAGGAATTTCACAAaccctaaaaaataaaatctcgCTTAGCCATTGAACAGAAACCGGAAAACATCAAAATTTGCACAATTAGAGATTTCAGAAACAATAGACAATAAAACCTGGTTCAATCGCGGAACAGATACCAAAATCCATCACAGGGATCTGAGATATTGAATCTGAGCGGAAAATTGGGAAATCTGGAAACCAGATGAACGGCGAGGAACAAACTCCCAGGAGAACACGGCTCCTAGAAACCGTATGGTACGGAACACAAAACGAAACTTGGAGACGAGAGCAAAGCTCCTAGGGTTGAAAGAAATCATTACCTACCGAAACAGATCCATCAAGAACGAAGGTTGCCTCAGCGATTCGGTGAAAAGTATGGGAGGTTGCGTGAGAGAAGAGCACAAATGGATACGTGACGACTGGTGTCAGAGCAGCACATGCACCGTCGGAAAAATGGGGCCAGGTGGAGGAGGTGCCACGGTGGAAGGGACCGTCCACCTCGGAGTGGAACCGGCGTGAGTCGCGGGGAGCTCTCCAGCTCGGAAACGAAACCACGCGTATCTAGTGTTTAATGATTCCAAAAAGAAAGCATTGAAGAAAACTGACGGTTTCTGCAtcgagagaagaagaaaattggGGAAAAAGAGCATTGTCATTTTGATTACATTGATATGGTAAATTCGCtccattttttataaaattttagtatgttattccTGGTGTAGAGATGAACATTAGGATATAACTTGCTAGTTGTATTGCCTTCTCTTTTGCCTGATTTGAGATACCTACTTTGTGGAGGGTTTATGTTGATTCCATCAGTTTTGAtgatgtattttgttgattgttgagatACCCTAGTGTCACTAGCTAGGAAGACTGTTTGTGTACCCATTATTCTGATAGTGGAAGATTTTACTGGACTAGGTTCCGTGAGTTTTTTGTCCCTCTTTTAAGGGTTTTCCCATGTTAAAATTCTGGTgtctaattatttaatttctgccattATATTTGCTGGTTGGAGTATCTTTGGTATTGCCTATTTAATTGCACAGGTTgtgagaaaattatttttggtgttttCGCTGTTAGACAGGTTCTTGTTTTTGAACTTTTATTGAGTTTTTTCCAACAATAAACTTATGAAATTAGATATCAAATTAAAACTTAATTGAgagaaaaatttaaaacattGTTATCTCTTAATTTAAagttgatttgatataattttatatatatagattatCAAGGCTCAAgtaataaatatttatgtaactaataattattaaatcatTTCTTTTGTCCACAATAGTACGAAGATACCTTCCGGCGGGTTCTGCCCTTGTGTAAAAACATCATTTATTTCCTCGAAGTCACCTTTCCAATCATCATCAGATGGTATACCGCCAGTTCCAGTGAATGCCTCATAAGCGTTTTTCATGAGTGCCTTCAACAGTTGATTACTCCATTGGTGATTCTTCTTTGTCTTCCTTACCTTATTTAACACTTAACAAGCATATGCAATAATTATTTTAACCAATATATCGTAATAATAATCATTTCAATGTAGTCAAAGTGTTCTATAATCACCATCAACATCTCCAACCACCCAAGCCTAGCTACGCGAATGACGAAGAAATCAAGAAAACGGGTAGGAATAACAGCTCTTCCTTTGTAATAATGCATAAGtgtgaaatttgaattttttaaagtaaaaaagtTGGTAAAGTAAATGGTTAATTATAAGGATACTACTCGCATAaagatgataaaaataaattttttttaggttgtttATTTATCCACATTTAAAAATATGTTctaagaaatataaattaataataaaaatataaattatgaatAGGATTAAATCAACAAGTAAATTAAAAGAtctaagaaaagaaataattatattaatgatTTTAAGTAATATCAATTCAAATGAcattagattttttaaattaatacaaaataatatttttcaaaatttgaatttcacaataaatttttattcaagaaatttaaaaatagataataattactagactaaaaatagaataattagtagattaaaatataaatttttaaaaataaaaaaataaaaaattattaaaaaattataaatttttttaaaataaaaacttaactcgtaaaaatttattaaattctcaaaataaaaaagtattaaaatgataatgaaataaaaaaaaacataatattataaaatttataaaaaataacaaaaaaaataattctctaataaattttttgttaaaaatttaaattttaaacaaattaaaaaattgacataaaaataaaaataacaattttaataatatcgcaacactttttaataaaaatatcactTTAATCTATGTCATATCTCAAAAATCTAATACATGATAATTTATTCAATAGAcgaaatcaaatatttttatgtaaagaTGTTTTGAGCATCTTTACCTAAGTGTCCACCAAATCATAATTAATCTTGTAATTTCTATAAAATATGTTcattattatcttaatttaagaGTAATTAATCTCACTTTATCACTTTACTAactttcttattttaaaaaatcttgaTCCAAAAGTGTGAATGGACCTCTCATATTTCCTCGCGCAATAGTCTTTTTTACACTTATATAGTaaagttttttttatctttgGTTATGAAAGCTCACACACTTATATCAACACACTTTAAGTTGAAAAgtctaaataaataattctaagtgaccaatattttgtttttcttgtttttgtcttACTTTTGAATCaacattttttcattttacTCTAATCCCTTGAGAGTTGAGAGTTATATCTATAACATTCTTTTTGTTATGCTTATATGTAAGTGTTGATGGTGTGTTTAAAGAGTTAACAAGCAATAACATATACCTTGTCCAGAAACACCAACAGAATACACGTATGCAGTTTTGATAGATTGGCAAATCACAGCATAGTTTGGTGGAAAGAATCCATCATATTTTTCTGATCTCTTTGATGGGTTTTCTTCATCGACCTTGTCCTTTGATGGGTTTTCTTCATCGACCTTGTCATCACTTCCCCAAGTAAAAAAAAGTTTGCCTGCACATAAACACAAGCATGTGTTTGCATTGCAATATAATTCTCTGATCTCTAAATGTTTTTTACCgtgttaattaattattaggaAGTATTATATACAAAAAATCAGTCACATCTGATGTCACCGGTGAAGCATATTTCATATATTGAATTGGTTCAAGTACACACcagagagaaagagaagggaTAGAATGAAAATGTATTCACATACCAACAACAGAAATTAGTGATTTTGAGGATTTGTATAATGTGGTGTAATTCTCTGGAAGCAATTCTTCGGGTTCAGTTTTGTTCATCTTTTCCAAATACTTTTTCATTTTACTTTTGACATCCAATGGTTCTACAAGTATAcctttaaaaaatgaaaaaaagaattAGTAGATGAAATCAAtcattttaagaaaataaattatatttaatttaaacttcATTTGAGAAagagtaaataaataaatatatactctaaacaaaaataaaaaataaaaatattatataaatattgagTGTAGTTAGCcttatgtgaagttgatagaTAAGAATCATTAGATGATAATTTAGTTAAACATGTTAAATCATTTAATAACTTTTAACTATTAACTTTAATTTCACATCAAATTAACTGCACATAAATTTTCATCTACAAATATTTGCAATTCTATAAGTGATAAGTAATTAGTATGTTCATACtgcacaaaaaataaaacattaataaaacatagcatataataataaatgtaGCTTTCAAAATATACAACCATATACTTACAGTGATAAAGGATTAATTTCCACCATGAAAATTTGATTCCACTTCGAAAGGCCAATGGCCTAGTAGCAAAGATTTTTAAAGGGGTGAGTCCTTTCTTGTTGCGGAGTGTAGCAAGTACAGGAAAACAATGCACTATTATGACTGCTAAATCTGTTCCACCataacataaatatatatatatatgaaaacaAATTAGTAATGTATATattgattattaaaaatactatttgtataCTATAATCAGTAActaatatatgtataaatatatatgtaatttaatttatttttaacgtgtatttatattttaacatatattttatactagaGACTGATTTTGattactaattttaaaatacacGTATAGCATAGTCGATATCCTATAATAATTAAGCAATGAAGGTAGCTTACCAAAATGCTCCCTCCTAATAGCACAGTGGAGAATGCTATCTCCGTCATGGTCGCGGACAAGCTCCGGAAAAGTGATGGGGCGGCTCTTATCGGTATCATAGAGGTAAGCGAAGGCTTCCTTGTGCCAATTAAGAGCAGCAAGAAACAATGGTGTCTCCCCTTTCTTGTTCTTCAATGTCCTCAATTCTATCCTCTCCGCTATGATGCACTTGCACAGTTTCGCAAACCCCCTTGACGCCGCCACATGGAGAGGCGTGTCGCCGTGCTCATTCCCTTTCTCCAGAGCACCAGTGTTATGCGCCATGATTTCATACACAAGATCTTTaacaacttctccttcgtccaAATCCACGGCCACGTGCAAAGCCGTATCCTTAGAATCGTTAACCGTTATGGTGTGTGCCTTTGGCTTTGAGTCGTACATCTTCCTTACTTCATCCCACCTGCCTTCTAATGTGTAATGCGCTAGCTTTTTACGCAATTCATCTTCTTCTGTCTCAACTTCGAATATTTCTTTCTTTGGTGATGAACTCATCATAGGGTACGACATTTTTTGCCAAATATTGCAAATTCTATGGCTTTCGGGCTTATGTTATACTTAGTATAGTTCACATCTTATATATACTATTTGCATTCCGATCCTCGAATCTAATGCTTTTAGCTTTATCTAGATCACAAGGGaagaataatatattattataacttTTGAGTCAAGCTCCTTCATGTAATCAACACTCTCATAAATACTCAAATGAGAATATCTTTATATAAAACGTGATAGctaataattattaactaattaacataatataaatcaaaattttaggTAACAccttaatttcttttcttcttccgagaATAATCTCTGCATACAAGCGATTAACGcttacaagtcttacaagtcTTTTACTCTTAAACGTGCCTCTTGTGGCATGTGTGTTTCACGCGCCCCTTAACAGACTTTTAGATAACGCGCGAATATATAACTTCCTTTTTTTAAAGgatttcgttttcttttttctatttcttgCCTTCTTTGTTCGATCTCGTTCGTGCGtttttctttgccttttcattcGTTCTTTACGTGCGTTTCTCACTGGTTTCTCCCTCGTCATTTACGTGTGTTTCTCTCTCTGTTTTCTTGCTTTATTTTTCTCGATTTTCATGATatctgaaatcaagctttgaaatcattttgaaaataatagatGATTCAACTTTAGATTGTTAGCTGAACCAGGGCGAAgtagattttgaatttgaatcaaatgaAGTTCCTGAGGTGTGATTTAGTTTCAATTAATTATTGAATCTGAATTTGATGCAGTTAGTCATTTATGATTGTCTAGCTAAATAATGCGTAAACATTGACTGTGAAATTAATGCGTGAACATTGACTGTGAATTGAATCTAATGTACTAGTAGCTTTGATTAATTTTGTGCATTTTATACCAGACGTTCGGGTGTAAATCAGaattatttgggtgtattttagaaaagtttgggtgtatttacagtttatggcttttcttattattttagttgAGTTGTTGTTGTTCGGGTGTAGTTCAaaaatatttgggtgtattttagttgatttgttatttttatgaCGTGCAGAAACTCTATAGTATATCCTTATTTTTAACATGGTGtatttttgggtgtattttgcaGTCCCTCTGTGTTGTTGATGACCAGTTTGTTCCCAAGGTTGGAATGACTTTTAACACCCTTGAAGATGCTGCAAAATTTTACAAGGACTATGCGAAGGCTGCAGGtttttctacaagagttcgaaacacaaataagaagggaaacgaaattaagaatcaattgattacatgtagcagagaggaAAAATGGAAATCTAAAGTATCTCCGACCGAGAAGACAAATCTCACAGCTGGTTTAAAttgtcctgcaagaatttatatacacacattgaagAATGTTAGTGCTTTGATCATTTCGAAGGTCGTGTTGCATCATTCACATCCTTTGCTGTCCAACTCaagcagagatgctcaaacagTACAAAGAACTAAGCATGTCCGTCCGTCGTACAATAGAGAATAACAAGGAAGCTGGTATCAGACCAAGCAAAACttaccaatcatttgttgcggCAGCCGGGGGTCACCGTGAGTTAAATTTTATCGAAAATGACGTGAGAAATTACATCACGAGAGAGTGCGGAATGTTTCGGAATAAGAAGATGCAAAAGAATTCGGAAAATACTTATTacgaatgaaagagaagaatcaaaatttttttttcgagcTCGAACTCGAGGACGATCAGTCGATTAAGCTTGCTTTTTGGACCGATGCAAAGAGCAGAGCTGCCTTTGAGTATTTCGGAGATGTTATTTCATTTGACATcacctacaatacaaacaggtaatATACTGTTCTTGCttatgatgctaaattaatgtTGTTTTATGAATATGCTGCAGAGGTGTATATTGGATGTTTTTGGGTGTATAAAATcattatttgggtgtatttaatGATTTGAATTCTGTTTTATGTGTTCTTTTATGAATCTGCTGTAGAGGTGTATATTGGGTGTTTTTAGGTGTATAAAATCATTATTTGGGTATATGTAATGATTTTAATTCTGTTTTCTCGTAATTTGTTTTAGGTATAATTTGGTTTGTGGTTCTTTAAttttgtcggggtgaatcaccacAGTCGGTCAATACTTCTTGGATGCgctttgatgaaaaatgaagatattgaatcattcaaatggttatttcaatATTGGCTTCGTTGCATGGATAGAAATGCTCCGAAAGGAATTCTCACCGATCAATGCGTGTCAATGAAAAGGGCTATAGAGGCTTGTATGCCTACAATAATTCACCGttggtgtatttggcacatcacgaaaaagattccaagcaaattaaacggCCTTAAGGGACACGCAAAAATCGAACAAGAAATGAGCCAagttgtttggaactctcataGCAAAAACTCATTTCATAGGAATTGGAATGATTTGCTACTAAGTATGGTCTTATGGACAACAAGTGATTTTCAGGTAATGATGTTTAAAttctgcagcagaggtgtaaattaCATGTTTTTGGGTGTAATATAGTCtgatttgggtgtattatgcaggtCTTTACgaagaccgtcatatatgggttccaatttatctggatcaccacttctgggccgggatgagaagcacacaaaggagcgagagcatgcattcattttttaacaatttcATTACCCGGAACAACTCACTTAtctaatttttcaaataatacGATAATTGTCTCGAAAGTAGGGAGCAAAGAGACAAAGAATCCGATGCTACAGATTTTCACACCGTCATACCGTGTGCAACAAAATCCTCCattgaagctcagtttcaacaTGTGTACACTCACCAAAAGTTTAGGGAAGTCCAAGCACAATTCAGAAGGAAGGCAAATTGCATTACAAGATTAACGAACTCCACTCTAGGCTATTCAGTATACGAAGTTGGAGAACAAGTTTTCAGCTCAATATTCAACAAGTTTGTGGTTACTTATGACTCAGTAGCAGCCCAAGTAAAATGccaatgcttattattcgagtcAAGAGAGATATTGTGTCGTCACGCCCTAAGCGTGTTAAGCTTTGAACGAGT
The Arachis stenosperma cultivar V10309 chromosome 7, arast.V10309.gnm1.PFL2, whole genome shotgun sequence genome window above contains:
- the LOC130939345 gene encoding uncharacterized protein LOC130939345; protein product: MSYPMMSSSPKKEIFEVETEEDELRKKLAHYTLEGRWDEVRKMYDSKPKAHTITVNDSKDTALHVAVDLDEGEVVKDLVYEIMAHNTGALEKGNEHGDTPLHVAASRGFAKLCKCIIAERIELRTLKNKKGETPLFLAALNWHKEAFAYLYDTDKSRPITFPELVRDHDGDSILHCAIRREHFDLAVIIVHCFPVLATLRNKKGLTPLKIFATRPLAFRSGIKFSWWKLILYHCILVEPLDVKSKMKKYLEKMNKTEPEELLPENYTTLYKSSKSLISVVGM